The stretch of DNA TTTATGCCGATATGTCTGTCCATGTTGAACTTCCTCACTGAATAAATCTTGCCAACCTTGACAGCCAACCTGGCATCAGAGACCTTTTGTTGCATCCTTCCCCAAGCTGTAAAAACTTTCAGTTGGATAAATCTTTGTGTCAGAAGAGAAGCACATGTGGAACCGACAGTACCGAGGCTTCATCTGTTCTATGTAAAAACGCTTTATTCAACTTTGGTCCTTTTGGTCTAGTGCTGAAAGTAACAACTAGTTTCATTGTTTAATTGATTAGTTTGGGCTATAcagaataaattaaaatgaattcaAAAAGTGAGAGtagttgatcagtgtttcccaaagcccaagatgacacCCTCAAGTGTCTAATAGTTTAGTTCTGAATGTGTGATCGAAAGTAGTAGTCCAACAGAGTAAGCGATTTTGGTTATTTGCAGTaaaaacaatgttcaaactgactttaaatttgttttatgtttaaaataaacagcacttaaagggtaattccaccaattatgcataaaaaaagattaaaggGTCTTATTTTGTTGTATGCATTATTGATCATTTGTCCACAATGAGTCCAGGAGTCAAATGCTTGACCATTAGACTGCTGTCAAGATTTCTtccctacatttcccacaatgcaccacTGGTAAAAGCAATCCATTTGATTAAATGCAGCTtcatctggagccacaaaaggctttatactattTTTTCACATGTAATTAAGCTCCCCAAAACATATGAACACAAGGTGCGATATTGGTGGCGTTGCCCTTTAAATACCAGAGTTCAACAAGTGAATGAAATGCAGTGACAAGTCTGCGACAGCACATAAAAGTGACTGCTCTTCATTCATTTAAGTCACTTCACTCACACTGGCCAACCAAAGAGTGACTGAATGGATCCAGACATTACAATTTTAAGTTTAGACATGCTCAACATCCAATAAACATACAGGACATGTGGTGGTACTagattttattctgaaatcaaACCATAAGTCTTTTCATTGCAGATGGAATATCATTGAACCATAAACAGAAAGAGGTCTGAAGAGgtcaacgtgtgtgtgtatggatcATTGCTAAAAACTGTTCGCAGACAGAAGAAAAACCATGTCTCAAGTCAGAGCTTCACTCGCTGTCCTGCCTTTTAATtttcaatcacaaaaacaagGCCAATCCTGGAGGGAAACAAACACTGCAaaagccaaaaagaaaaaagttaaaaactgTATTCAGTGACCAATCAGGTTTGATTCACCCAGCCTTGGGAGTGGTGCTGTGGGGCCGTAATGTGATAAGAAATTGTACAAGAATGTTTCCGTTCAGGCATGATGCAAAATAATGCTCCTTCAGTCTGCTCTTGGGGCCATTTGGGAAGCAGCAGCCAATTCAGAAGCAGATGAAGTTCCAGCTTGTTACTGCAAGAAAGAATAATACACATTAAAATACATCTACTAACCATCTCTTCAGTTTCAACTTCCTGTGCACTCCAGATTTCTCTCAAGAGCTTCGTTTTTAAGTCAGTGTTCAAGTGTTATACACTCATTGTTAGCAGTATGAAAACTGCTGTATGGTTTGAGGCAGGACAGTCCAGGAGGGCGCCAGATGGGCCCTGTGGAAGGGTCACTGCTCCTGACAACAGGGGCAGTGAACAATTAATCTAGACACTAACATTTAGTGGCTACGGCACTGCCACACCTGTAAATGACTCATGTCAAATCATTGTGTTCCAAGTGTAATTATAATGTGGGTAATACCATGTCGTTTTCTTGTGACAATGACAAACTAAGTTCAGTCATGTCTAACAAAAGCTGAAGACATCAGAAAACGCCTGACTTGAAGCTTTCCGTCTCTTCTTCAGCTGCTCAGTGCTGCATGTCCAGAGACGCTTCTCAAACTCAAGTTTATGAAGTGATACGTGTAGTTTCCACAGCACAACTTAAAAGTGCATGCAAGTGCAAAACTGCATTCTGGGAAGTTTAGTATCAAGTGTTTTTGgcgatttgtcttttttttttatgctgctaaaatgttttacttgttaTTGGGAAATTGTCTCTTGCACACTAGGGATGCAGAAATCCACCTCTCAGGACAGGAATAGGTTGGTTTTAGACATGAATGGCCAGTCAGTGTCCAATACACCGGATTCTGTGCTGGTCAGATACACACGGCATCATTTTACGGGCTTTCCTACGTCTTTCTCTTCTCGTCTGCGTTTTACCAATCGAGACCACATACACGGAGCAGAGACGGGGTCGTTACTTGAGTTGACGACGAGGCAGGCTTTTAGATCAATCTGCTGCAAAAttgtaatattttaatttattaatatatttgaTTCATTATGATCATAAAATGAGTTTTCCTATGCCATCAATAATAGCccttacagaaagaaaaaattcTAATCTGTGCACCTCTATTGCAAACTTTATCAAAGTTGAATACCAACTTGCTTGAGTAcaccttgaaaatgaaaaatgtgccGTCATAGTTTTAACAACTAAAGCTgcctcttttttccttttaacaaATGTGCTTTGCCTACAGTGACTTATCAAATAAGTCTACAGCTGCATCACACAAAAATCGACCTGCTTCATGACTCAGCTGAGTACTTACACATTTCTCAACCTCCAGACCATCTTTGTAGAAAAGCATGTATGGTGTGATGCCATCCTCCCGGAAGTTAAGGAGTCCCACCATGCCGTCAGGGTTCATGCTCTCGCCTGTGAAAAACTGTAGGGAGACAAAGACATGTCAGATTACGTCTTTTTCAACAGATACTAGTTCAAGATAAATGTGGTTTTAAATACTTTAGCTTTTAACTTAGGAGCATTTATATGAGGTGAGAAACTGTCCCTCAGCTCTGTTTAGCTACCTGGAAGTCCTTTATTTGACCAAGAACCTTCTTGAGAGCTCCTTGTGCGCCAGCCATGAATTCTTGGACTCTGTCTGGATGGTGCTCCTCCAGGTACACCTTAACACTGAACAAGCAAACGGAGTGATATTGTTAAATACTAGATCCGACACACCAGAGGTATTGTTTGGATATGTACCAGTCCAACTTTCTCTCCATTTATCCGCCCTCGTATTTAAAATCTGAACATACAGTGAACCGCCATCATTACTCACGCCTTAAAGTAGCCTTTGATGTAGGTCTGGTACCCCTTCTTGTCAAAGCTTGTCTCTTGCAGTTTGTGGTTGAGGACGATGTCGACCCCAGAGACAGAGCTGTCCTCACAGCCCTCGGACGCTTCCTCTGCAGAGGCGTTGGCCCCAAGTAAAGAATCGTCGATATTATCTGTTCTGGTCACACACTGGATGCATTTGAAACGACAGAGGACAGACAAGTGGAGCAAACATCAATTTATGTTGCATTACAGTGAGTAGAAAACACAGTTGGCAGGTGAGGACAGCTGTGCACATGACAGTAAATGTAGTGACTGTGACCAATGTGGCTTTACGGTGTGGGGATGAGCTTCACTTCATCCACGATTCAAATCGACagcatttcaaaaatgtttatttatacaAGTAGTCATCTCCTCCTAAGGAACTTAAGATTTTTTAGTGTTTTCACATGACACATTGGGCTGGATAACCATGTACATTTTATAGGACATAAAAACCAGAGGACAAGCGCAAGAGGCCTCTTGCTTCTCCTTCAAAAGTACAAGACATCTGATGGGGTTGTTAATCACCAGTTTCATCACATTATACGTCTTATCAATTCTTCCACAATACATTATTTGCCGACTAGTCTGGTGCAATTTCAATCAGACTCAATTTAGGGGCTTGCAAAAACCCATATCATTGTAAATAATTGCAGTGGTAAAGTGCAGTTAAACTGACCTCAAACTGACTTGCACACATATAACACAGCTTAACAGTTAAGAGTAAGGACACAGaacagttgtgtttgtgccaTTTACCATCACTGTTAGCTGGGCTCACCGCTGGTTTAAGTCTGTttgaaaaatggctgaaaagggagagcagcttgtactagCAAAGCGAGGCCAAACATGTGAGACGTTTACGCGTCTTTTATACAGGAAACAAGACCTTTTCAATTCTGCTCAGAGGTGTGTGAGTGATGGCCAgtgaatacaaaatgaaattTTATGACTGGTGGACTGCGTTCTGTATGATGAGGGAAGGATGATGTTAAGCAATGTACTTGATTCCAGCAGCCCTAAAAGCATTTGCTGCcatctttaaacatttctggggGAGATTACTTTTACTACTTTAAAATGGGCAACTGTATTAAGCGAGTCTTTCTACCACTTACAGAACACAATGCAGGATGCTTGGAGTGAATTGTAATAAGTACATTCCAAGAAGTTTACTGTGCCGGTGCACTTATATCATTTTAGACAGCGTTTAATGTTCCAGTGCAAAATATCCCGCCCGTTACACATCTTTATCACAAAGTGTGCAAAAAACACTTATAAGGGATCAGAGTATAAAATGTGTACATCAGCCGACATATCAATATCGGATTTTTTACTCcacaatattaaataatatgaaCAGACAAGATGATGGTATACAAGTATATGTATTGATATTTTCCCTTAGCATTAGTTGATCTGATCAATATGTCTACTCGAATTGAAAGTTTAGCGAACAAGGAAGCTAAAGCAGCAACAAATCAAATACCTGTGTCCAATAATTACAGCCTAAAAAGTATGAATGAGGGATCTTTGAGTGACTTCACAATAAGCTGTTTCAATGAGTTCGCACAGAAAGATCAACGTTCATATTTGttatactgaaaaaaaaaaaaaaaacgcaaaatGCAGTGAAATTCTATGAAAACACAGTCCGACGTGAGAGTCACCAGTGTAATGAGCTGCCATCTGtaataaatggtgaaatcaAACATCTAAACGACTGACAGGGGGACAGGTAAAAACACATGACAACATACAACTGTACCtcacctcatcatcatcagtgcgTTGGTGTAATTTTATTGTCAACGTCTGGCCGTGACTCATTTCACCAGATTCCATTCCTTCTTGTGTGTAGGACACATTTACACTCACTGACTGCTCTGAATGGTATGTAGAGACCACGCCTTTTACATCACTACAAGAAGAGTTGGGCAAGCCAAGTACTGTGACAGAGAACTGTCCTGCCACTCAATAAAAGTTGTGTCCGATGTTCCGACAGTCAGTGGACTCTTGACTCAAGACAGACCTGTGACTGATGGCCAGAGGATACAGAAGTCGGTTTGGTGATCTTGtcccacactttttttttagggtgaGGAAGATTTGTCATGTTATTGCTTTATGAGCAGCTCCATTGTCATCAGGTGGAGCGTTTTTACTTGGAAGTAGCTTTGCTGGGTGTCAACATCTCTCCTCTGGCAAGCAATTCAAAAAACACTATGCCTAAACTTCTACATCCTATGGCTTATTCAAATCACATAGTATGCCCGATGGTGAACAAAACAGCTGGTGGAGCAGAGTGACATGTACCTGCAGTTGTGACCTCGCATTTATTAGGCCGAACATGTGGAAAGAAACACCCAACCCAGTATGACCACACATCCCACCAACTCACCTTTCCTTCAACTTCATAAAACATCCCATCTTCGGTCAATTTGACTTTGAAAGAGTCCGAGAACATCTCATCTTctgtgggaggaaaaaaaagcgacatcacagggttagggttaaatgGACACAAAGCAAATCTGAGGCCTGCCCTGTTGTTGCGCCATTACAACTTAGAAAAAACACACTCGACTGAAGGCTTAGTTTCCTGCCTGGACGTGAATCAACTCAACCATCTTGTCTGACACGGTAGAAGCGGCGCCACGTTTTCTACGTCGCGATGCTAATGCTTCTGGAAAAAACTCACTAGTCAGACATCCGCTATAAATACAGCTAGCCGCTACATGATGCCGACAGGCCACGTATACCGCGTTATTTTCTCATGACTAACACTGCAAGTATATCAACCACCGTCACCTATCGTACACCTTAAACTAAGAGCGTGTCATTATTCGGTTCAACACGCAGACATGAGGACACGAGAGTCGCCCTTTTCTGCTTTTAATAACTCACCGGCACACGAGACATGGCTGAATAGAGAAAGCTAACAGGCCTCGGCATCATCACGCTAACTCTCGCTCTACTAGCATCGGGCTAGCGCTAGCTTCCGGAGTTAGCCATCACGAGTTAACTGACTAGCGGTAATGTAACGTTAACTCTGGCCGTTATCTGAAAATAACGGCTAAAATCACCGCCGCGGCCCACGAAGTGCCCATATCAACGtgaacaagaacaaagaaaGCGGTCACTTACGGGTGATGATGCACTTGTAGATGATCATTTTGCCGGTTGGGTGTGAGATCTTccagagacagagcagaggcCTACCGCCCTAACAGCACATGAGAGGGAAAAGAGCGATGCGGCCGCGCGGCGCTGCATTTACGTCCTGCTGACGTCACTGCGGGTTTGATTACATTTGCTGCCACTCTGACGTAGTGGCCGGTAGTGGTACTGcaccatctatctatctatctatctatctatctatctatctatctatctacatgTTCATTATTTGCATCTTTTCATGcagctttaaagaaaacaagatTCATTGTCAGACTCACTTTTTTTTAGTTACTCAgaagtccttttttttctgtgtactCGTACGATTAGGAGTGTTTCTCAAAGTCTGCAATTTATTTGACTCGGGTGTATTACAACTTTCATCTGCATTCTTGTAGCCAATGAGAATATCCAATCCAAAACAGGCTGATGAAAACTGACATACAgagaacaaacaagaaaaatcaaaactctgcagcaggcAGATATTCACTACTCTTTTCACCAGTCAGTAGTAATAAAAATACTCATGATAGATTAACTATCTCTCTATATAAAGTTATAGTACTACTGTCTGTCTTAGACTTGACTTTCTCTCATTAGACTGAtggtcatttttgtttttatatgtacacacaactacttgttttttttaaaaaatgtgtccgtcttatctttgtttagcTTTGTTGTTCCcgttgtctttgttttcagttgtctattttttctatttcttttctgtacattgATCTTAGAGCTGTGTTAAATTGTAGAGAGCAACTTGAAACCAGTGTCACATActttatatttgtacatatAGCCAGTGTCAAGAAGTCCAATTGGGTCTTCCTTCGCATTAAATCATGGCTATCAAGGTGTCTAACGCTTAAAACTGGTTCTTCAGAAAGTGGATCAGTAGCATCCAAAGCACGATCAGGCAGACCCTGAAGTGACCACAGCATCAGAAGATCGAAACATCACGCTTAGTACTCCGAGAGATAATTCTAAGATATTCTGAAATTCAGGGACATTTTTCAAGATTCAACTTTTAACTCAAACTTTTAAGATGATATTATCATTGGTAatggaaaaaactaaatatgtaTGTTGTTGAACCTTACTGTATCCATAGTCTCCAACTTGACGATGCAACAATTTTGCTCCCAGTATTAGAAATACTGAAGTTATAACTTCACTTAAGAGCTTGATAGTAAATAATGTagttacattttctttaaaatgtattccccaATATTTTCCAAACATGAAGGCACTAAATGTGAAATACTTACAGTGGCCTTACAGAATACAAGTATTCATTTGACTTTAAAGTAAATATATTGAGCTAAAAACTGCTGCAATCAGCTCAGAAAATCACATGTTAAACGCAAATTCTTCCAAATCTTTGAAATGAATCAATTTATTAATGAACAATACTCTGGATGAACTGcatgattaaaaatgttaagtAGACTTTTAAgattgtgtaaaataaaaagtgatcGATCAACCTGTTTGTAGCGTTTCAATAGTCtgcaagaacaaaagaaaaccttTCATACAAACATTGCTTACTTGTAAAGCaactttatttctctttcatcAGCATTTAATCTTGGTACAATAAGCACCATTTCAACTCGGTGATAATCTCAAGCTATATTCAAACGCCTTCATAAAATCCAAACCAGGTGTGTCGTCATCATCGAGCCACCCTCCGTCCACGGTGAGATGACTCAATTCTTATGTGTTTGAGAAGGAAATCCAATTATCTGCACATTGTGAAATCcattaacacaaagaaaaatcacTATAGGAGCCCTGCAGTGAAAAGTACACAGAGGCGGCATTTGGAGAAAAGGCAGGGGTGCAGTTATAAACCAATAGGTGTATTTCAATTAACAATCTTTCAATTATATTTAAGacttcttcaaaaaaaaaaagacaaaaagaaaaaaagaaaagggggaaaaaataccCGAGTGGAGCTTATGAAGAGGGACAGCACATTCAAACTCAGCACATGcaagaacaaaagaacaaaaattaacattaaaaaagtaGTTCATGTACAATtatacacacaaaataaacaaatgaggAGAATTTATTGACAGACGAGGATAAAGATCCAAGTGCAACCACGTGTGCCTCCTCCCACATTCTACACCACGCTTCCCAGCTGTgactgtgttataaaaacagcaGAATAACTTCTAATCCCGGATTATTGGAGCCAGGTTTTCTATGAGGAGTGGTATTAATCAATAGTCCTGTGATCGGAGTTTGACTCTCAGATGCCTACTGTGACTATGGATTCAGGGTTTACACTGCACAGGGAACGCATTACCCAAAGTCATTACACTTTAGAGCCTAAACTAAACTGTCGATCTTGAtcttaacatttaaaaagctaGAGCTGTCCACAGTCTGTGATGACGAGCTTCTTCGTAGGCGGGCCTCCCTTTGTGCCAAGCTCTCCCATCCGTAACACCACATCCATGCCGTCCTGAACCCAGCCGAAAGCCACGTGTTTGAAGTCCAGGTGTTCGGCTTTCTTCAGGGTGATGAAGAACTGCGAGTTGTTGGTGTCGCGCCCACGGTTGGCCATCGACAGGATGCCCGGTCCCGTGTGCCGAACATCAAAGTTCTCATCCTCAAACTTGTTGCCGTAGATCGACTTGCCTCCTGTGCCGTCACTGTTGGTGATGTCACCACCCTAAAAGACCAATGAGGAGCTTGTTAGTAATCTTCATGGAGATACTGTGTGAGATCCAGTCATTATTAGAGATTTAACGATTCACTGAATTTTGCGATAAAAACAATGTTGCGATACCATCGTGGGACTGTGACAATATCTCCCAACCTATGTGGCTATACTGCTCCTTAAGTTCATGGCTCTAACAAGGGAAATCAGTATGAATGCCTTCTACGATCACTCCTTGTCACTGTATTAGTctgaacagcagagggcgcaATCATACTGCTCAAGAAGACAGACTCCTTCTCATAAGACCCGCCCTACTTCGtttctgattggttggctttgTTGGTTCTGTTCTAGAATGCTCGACTCAAACTGTTAGCTCACACAGATGCTCTggtaatgtctgttttcagCTGCGTTTAAGCTGCAGTAACACTCTGACGTCTTCACTCATTCTCCGGAGCCACTTTTGCCAGAGTGTCTCTCGGCTCATTAGGTGGAGCAAACAAGCCGGCCGTCCCGTTGCTGCTCCACCACCCATCCTGTCTGCTTCACCCAACGAGCACAAAGACACTGCGGCCAAGACAGCCAGAGGGTTGTCAAAGATATCGATTCATATCGATTCTGAGTATTATGGTTTCAATGCTCATTTTCCACAGTATTGAAACACCAGTACCACCTGCgttttctcgctctctcttctctccgcCAGCGATGCGACAAATACGAGTCCACATACAAGCTTTGTTATCTGTTAATAAAATCTAAAAAACTTTATGCACTAAATGTTGTGACAATATTTCCCTGGGGTATGGAATGTCAACATTTTTCAAGGCGCAGTACAG from Sparus aurata chromosome 9, fSpaAur1.1, whole genome shotgun sequence encodes:
- the tpt1 gene encoding translationally-controlled tumor protein homolog, producing MIIYKCIITQDEMFSDSFKVKLTEDGMFYEVEGKCVTRTDNIDDSLLGANASAEEASEGCEDSSVSGVDIVLNHKLQETSFDKKGYQTYIKGYFKAVKVYLEEHHPDRVQEFMAGAQGALKKVLGQIKDFQFFTGESMNPDGMVGLLNFREDGITPYMLFYKDGLEVEKC